The Capricornis sumatraensis isolate serow.1 chromosome 20, serow.2, whole genome shotgun sequence genome contains the following window.
TCTGAGGGAGCCGGCCTGTCCTTGGCAATGGAGAGACCCCATCCAAGCTCCACGGGCactcactagtggtaaagaacccacctgccaatgcacgagatgcaggtttgatccctaggtccggaagatcccctggagaagggatggcaacccactccagtattcttgcctgggaaatcccatgaacagaggaacctggcgggctacagtccatgtggtcgcaaagagtcagacacgactgggcaactgaacacgCAGCATACATGCACGTCCAAGCTCCTCCTTGCATTTCCAAGGCTCCCCTGAGCGAGAAAGTAAAGACAAGCTACAGGTGGGGAGGAAACGTTTGCCGTCTGTATGTCTGACAGAGGACTGGTGCTGCCAAAGAAGATTCAGAAAGAGTTCAAAAGTGGACAGAAATCTTGGACAGTTCACTAGAGGATCTCCAGTGGCAAATGTGCACGTGAGGTGATCCTCTGTGTCATCGGCTGTCGGGTGAATGTAAACGACAGCCACGGTGAGACACACACCTGTGAGAGAGGCTAAAGTAAAATACACAGACACCACCAAGTGCAGGCGAGGATGTGGAGTGTCGGGAACCCGTGCTCAGTGAGGCCGTGGCTGATGCAACCGCTCTGGGAAGCAGCCTGGAAGAATCTTACAGGGTTCAACCTAGCCTTTTACAGTTTTTCTGGTGGTAATTAAGTTTTTGGTTTTTGCCCTGAGCTTTATTGAGAGATCAGACTTAAACCTATTCTTACCATAGGGCCTGGCAATTCTGCCTGAAAGATATTTACCCGAGAGAAGCAAACACCTCCATTCAGACAACAACCATGGATGTTGATAGCTCTTTTCTGAACCACCCAAAACTGGGAGCACCTCACACGCCCTGTGGCAGGTGGATGGATAACACACCATGCAGACCTTCTCTGTGATAAAGGGAACAAATTGCTGACAAGCTTGACGTGGACGGGTGCCCAAGACGCCAGCCCGGGTACAAGAAGCCGGGCCGGGAGGGCTACGAACTGAATGACTCCCTTCTGTGGACAGTCTCAAAAAGGCAAAATCAGGACGATGAGGAACAGACCGATGGTGCTGGGGGGCGGGCTGGAGGCGAGTGTGATCACCAAGGGGCAGCTCGAGGGAGCTGTTTGAGTGATGGGACTGTCTTGTACCCCAGTTTTGGCGGTGGTTACACGAATCTACCCCAGCGTTAAAGCTCATGACGCTGCCCACGCAAAGTTGACTCCACTTTTGGGGTATCTGAGGTGGCAGCCCCTACTTACCTgtgttcccccctcccccaggcccagcgaggcccctgcctggggcgcccccgccatcCCAGGGCTTGGTTCCCATCCTCCGCGCCTTCGGGGTCACCGACGAGGGGGTCTCTGTCTGCTGCCACATCCATGGCTTTGCACCCTACTTCTACACCCCAGCACCCCCTGGTGAGTGACCCCAACCCCGAAgacccctcctcaccccagcccccCGGGGATCCCCCGCACGTCTGACCAGCCCTTTCACACCCCAGGTTTTGGACCTGAGCACCTGAGTGAGCTGCAGCGGGAACTGAGTGCAGCCATTAGCCGGGACCAGCGTGGGGGCAAGGAGCTCACTGGGCCGGCCGTGCTGGCAGTGGAGCTGTGCTCCCGGGAGAGTGAGCGCCACCCTAGGGGTCCCAGAGGTTGGGGGTGGAGGTCCTGGGCCGGCAGGGGTTCCCTTGGGCCGATGCCAGCCCCCTCTGCCTGCAGGCATGTTCGGGTACCATGGACACGGCCCCTCCCCGTTTCTTCGTATCACCCTGGCACTGCCCCGCCTCATGGCACCCGCCCGCCGCCTCCTGGAGCAGGGGATCCGCCTGGCCGGCCTGGGCACCCCCAGCTTTGCGCCCTATGAGGCCAACGTTGACTTTGAGATCCGGTATGTCCCCCGTCTTACTTCTCCCACCTTGCCCCCTCCACCTGCCTCTGCCCACTGACCCTCATCCCCTTGAAGGTTCATGGTGGACACGGACATCGTGGGCTGCAACTGGCTGGAGATCCCAGCTGGGAAATACATCCTGAGGCCAGAGGGGAAGGTATGGGGGTCTCCGGAGCTGAGTTTGGGCCGAGGGGACACAGAGCCGGGACCCTGTAACCGCTGACCCACTTCTTCCCCGTAGGCCACGCTGTGTCAGCTGGAGGCCGACGTGCTCTGGTCAGACGTGATCAGCCACCCGCCGGAAGGGGAGTGGCAGCGAATCGCCCCTCTGCGCGTGCTCAGCTTCGACATCGAGTGTGCTGGCCGCAAAGGTCTGTCCCTGGGGCCTGgggtcctccctccctccttccctacgTCAGTGATGGGCCGTCTCACCCCAGGGGTCCCTGCGCTTCTTGAGCTCCCTCAGGGAGAAGGGAGTAAACGCACAAGCAGATGCAGCGCAAAGGAGGGCGGTGGCGGAGAGGGACAGGCCGCGGGGCAGGGGAGGCTTCCAGGGTGAGGGGACAGGCCTTGTGAAGAGGGACGggcggggtgtgggggtggggagagcagccagtgcagaggccctggggcaggaccgGCCCAGTCTGTGAGGGCTGGGAGAAGCGGGCAGAGTGGGAGCCTGGGTGGATCCTGCAGGGTCTGCGGGCGGTGGGGACGCTTTCGGTCAGGCCTGGTGGGATGCAGAGGTGCGCCCACCCAGTGAGTCACGAGGGAGCGTCAGGAGTCGgtgccctgcctccctcctcccccccatGCAGGCATCTTCCCGGAGCCCGAGCGGGACCCCGTGATCCAGATCTGCTCACTGGGCCTGCGCTGGGGCGAGCCGGAGCCCTTCCTGCGCCTGGCGCTCACCCTGCGGCCCTGCGCCCCCATCCTGGGCGCCAAGGTGCAGAGCTACGAGCGGGAGGAGGACCTGCTCCAGGTGGCTCTCGTTCCATGCCCCGTCTCGTTTTCCtctgctccccctgcccccacccctccccaccacacacacacacgccccccCAGGCTGTTTCCTGAGCCGTTTCCCACTCTGGATTCCTTATTTTCAGAGGCACCTGCCCAGTCTTCCTTCCACTGGTGGAAGGGCTCTAGGGCTGCTCCTGCGGGCTTCCAGAATGTCCCAGGACTGGGGAGGACCCACAGCGGGGGGTTGACCAGAATGTCACCCTGGGTGACCCTGCATGCCTCCGCTTCAGGCCTGGTCGACCTTCATCCGCATCATGGATCCCGACGTGATTACCGGCTACAATATCCAGAACTTTGACCTTCCCTACCTCATCTCCCGGGCCCAGACCCTCAAGGTACGGCAGGTCAGGGGGAAGCTGCCCTGACACCCCACTGGGGGCTCAGGCTGTGGGCCACTGCCCAGCGGCTCCAGAGGCCTCCTGGAAACCCTGACTCTGGCCCCGTCCATGGCCTGCTGAAAGCCCAGAAGGTTCCTGTGGCTTTCGCAGAGGCGAGGAAGCATTCGTAGTTAAGCAAGGAAAGGCTCATGTGGGActgcctggaggtccagtggttaagcgtCTGCGCTTCCCCAGCAGTGGGTGGGGGTTCAATACGTGGTCAGGGGACGAGGATCCCTCGTGCTGGGTGGTGCGGCCAAAAAAAGGAGCAAAGGCTTGGGTATTTGGAAGGGCAGACCGAAGCGCGAGCGCAGTGCCTTGTTCTCTAGGCTTTAAAATATGTCAACAAAAACTAAGGGAAAAAGGAAGTTGGTGGCAAAACCTTGATGCTTGAACCTGGTGTGGGGATGGGGCCGTGTGGGTCTGCGGGGTCCGAAGCTCACAGTCACGTGTGGTCTCtcagtctggaggctggaaggccaGTCAGGGTGTCAGAGGGTTGGTTTCTTGTGAGGCCTCTCTCCTAGCTTCCTGCCTCCTCAGACATTGCGGGGTGTACCTGGCGCTCTCCCCAGCTCTCCCCTCTGTGCACCAGTGTCCCCTTTTTTTAAAGACCACAGTCACATTGGATCAGggccaccctaatgacctcatcttaacttgctCACCAACAAAGACTCAGTTTCCAAATGAGGTCACTTTTGGAGGTCCAGGAGTTACAACTTCAGCATCTTTTAGGCAAACACGCTTCAGCTCTTAACAGGTGCATtgtgctgttcagttgctcagtcgtgtctgactctgcgaccccatggactgtagcactccaggcttccctgtccttccccatctcccggagtgTGCGCAAAACTCAGTGtctgctgagtcagtgatgccatccaaccatctcatcctctgtcaccccccttctcctcctgccctcaatctttctcagcatcagggtgtttgccagtgagtcggctcttcacatcaggtggccaaattattggaatttcatcttaagcatcagtccttccaatggatattcagggttgatttcttgttttcttccttttctatacaTTTGGCTCGTTTCATAATGGAAAGAGCAAACAACCACACTCAGGGCTCCCCAGCAGCTCCAGGGAGAAGCCCACCCCCATCAGCCTGGTGTTTATACTCCAGCCTCCGCTCCCCTGCCTTGCCCTCCGCCCCCAGTTCCACCGCTCCCACCCCAGCTCAGGCCTGTCCTCCATGCCTGGTCCCCCCCGTTCGCCGTCTCTGGTACAGACCTAGCTCTCCACGCCGGCCCCTGCTTGTGCCTGCAGGTGGTCAACCCCCAGGCCCCCCCTGCCGTGCACCCGCTGCTTCCCCGGCAAGCTCAGCATTGTCCCCAAGTCTGTTCCTCCTGCGCCTCCCCATCTGGGTgcagccccccagcccctgggcgCCATCGCTGCCCCTTCACCCCCATGGTCCCAGGCCCCTGACTCTTTCTGTCCAGCCTCCAGTTCGTGCCTGCCTGTCCCTGAGGGTCCTTCTGTCCCAGAGCTGCCCTAGTCCACGGGGCTCTCAGCAGACAGAGGGCAGCACCGCAGCGGGTATTGCGGGTGTTGTGGTCACTGCTCCTGTGGCGCAGCCCTGCAGATCCCCCCAGCCTCCACCCGTCCTGTGTGCTGTGCCCCCAGGTGCCAAGCTTCCCCTTGCTGGGCCGTGTGATCGGCCTCCGCTCCAACATCCGGGACTCTTCCTTCCAGTCCAGGCAGACCGGCCGGCGGGACAGCAAGGTGGTCAGCATGGTGGGCCGCGTGCAGATGGACATGCTGCAGGTACGGCCGGGCCGGGAGGGGCTGCCCTCGCGGGGCCACTTCCCCAGGGCTGCCGCCCAACCTGCCCCGCCCGCCGCAGGTGCTTCTGCGGGAGTACAAGCTCCGGTCCTACACGCTCAACGCCGTGAGCTTCCACTTCCTGGGCGAGCAGAAGGAGGACGTGCAGCACAGCATCATCACAGACCTGCAGGTGCGGGTGCCCCTGACCCCGCCTCCCAAGCCCTCAGACCCCGCCTCCCGTCCCCTCAGACCGCGCCTCCTGAGCCCTCAGACTCCGCCTCCCGTCCCCTCAGACCCCGCCCCTCAATTCCTGCTTACCTTCCGGCTCTTGGACATCCTGTGCCTGTTCTCCTGACCtttcccttcacctcctgcccttgACCTCTGACCTCCCGCCACAGATGGGAACTGTATCCCTAGCCATTCCTGTGACCTCTGGCATGATGACCTCTGTTGCGCTGCCCTGCCCTTCCTAATCCACACTAGCCTCTCAGACCGCACCCTGCTCCCTTCCACCCTGTCGCCCCTCTGATCCCTGTCCCTGTCCCCAGAACGGGAACGACCAGACGCGCCGCCGCCTGGCCGTGTACTGCCTCAAGGACGCCTTCCTGCCCCTGCGGCTGCTGGAGCGGCTCATGGTGCTGGTGAACGCCATGGAGATGGCGCGCGTCACTGGCGTGCCCCTCGGCTACCTGCTAAGCCGCGGCCAGCAGGTCAAGGTCGTGTCCCAGCTGCTGCGACAGGTCAGCAGGCAGAGCCTGGGGCGGCCGGGCCACCGCACTCCCCACCGAGGGGCCCTGCTCACCCCCCACACTTGGGTCCCGCCTTCTCCCTTCCCAGGCCATGCGCCAGGGGCTGCTGATGCCCGTGGTGAAGACGGAGGGCAGTGAGGACTATACCGGGGCCACGGTCATCGAGCCGCTGAAAGGGTGAGAACCGCCAAGGGAGCAGCAGGCCAGGGCTAATGGGTGCAAGGGGTTGCCCGGCCCTGACTCTCTCCCGGCGCCCCCAGGTACTATGACGTCCCCATCGCCACCCTGGACTTCTCCTCGCTGTACCCGTCCATCATGATGGCCCACAACCTGTGCTACACCACGCTCCTGCGGCCCGGGGCCGCCCAGAAACTAGGGTATGGCGCCTCGCTCAGCACGCGCTCCCCGAGACTGCCCAGGGCCCGGCCAGAGGGGCCAGAGGCCCAGAGCTAGTGGGCGGGGGGGGACTGGCAAGAGCTAGGGGCGTCCTGAGGGATGAAGAGGAGGAGCCATGGTGGGGGGTGGCCAGGCGTCACCCCCACCATCTCTCATCCAGCCTGACCGAGGATCAGTTCATCAAGACACCCACGGGGGACGAGTTTGTGAAGACATCGGTGCGGAAGGGGCTGCTCCCCCAGATCCTGGAAAACCTGCTCAGCGCCCGGAAGAGGTGGGCCCTTGAGCTCCCCCCGCCCACCCTGCTCTGAGCTTGTTGAAGTGGCCTGGAGTCCCTGTCCCTCAGCAGCACGTGTCGCTGCAGCTGTGCCTCAGCTGGAACCAGTCACCCACTGCAGGCAGCTCCCGCCAGCCCCTCTGCCAGGCAACCCCATACAGTGTGCGGCCTGCACGACTGCACGTGGCACCCCTTTTCAGAAGGGCACCCTGACCCAGCCCTCTCGTCTCCCCCTGAGGCCTGGGATGCCCCTCAAGTGGCCTTTGGTCCCCACGTCCTCCTTTCTCTTCCCAGGGCCAAGGCTGAGCTGGCCAAGGAGACAGACCCCCTACGGCGGCAAGTGTTGGACGGGCGCCAGCTGGCGCTGAAAGTGAGTGCTAACTCTGTGTACGGCTTCACTGGCGCCCAGGTGGGTAGGCTGCCGTGCCTGGAAATCTCACAGGTGAGTGCACAGCAGCAGGTGGAGGGCAGACACCCCCTCTTGGAGAGAATCAGGGCTCAGTGTGGTGGAGGTCAGGGCCGGGATAGCCCCAACCCACCGGCCTTTTGGAGAGTGGATGCCCACGTGATTGGTTCAGCAGAACACTTGCTGACCGTTCACTGTGGGCTGGGCCTTGTGCTGCGTGGGTCCAGCCGGTGACACCGGGTGAGAGTTCCTGTCCTAGTGTCCAGCCTTGCGGGGACACCGATGGCGACAGGAGTAAATGTGTACAGGAGGGCagttggggagggaggggtggggtggggcagggcagggccggCAGAGGCCGAGGAATGGAGGGAGGGGCCCAGTCTAGCTTGCTCTTTCCACCTGTCCCTCAGTCACTTGGCAGCCTCGTGTTCCTGGCAGTTGCCACCTCCTCCGCTGGTCTCCATCGGGGTGGCAGAGTAGAGAGcaccttcccttccccctcctgaTGGGAGAACAGGGTTGTGTCTCTGTCAGGGACCTTGGGCCACACTGTATCCCCTTGCCCTCTGGAGGGACTGGAGGCTGAGTAACTAAGGTCAGTCACATGGTGTGCCAGGCACCTGACCCCAATAAAAACCCAGACCACCGAGGCTGGGGGTCACCCAGCAGCGCGGTCAGGCGTGGGCATTTGACTTTACGTCCTCAGTCACCGTCTGGACAGGCGCAGGTCCCCCGTCCTGGGCCTGAGTGAGAACCCCGGTGAGGACGCTCGGCTGGCATGGACACTGCTCTGCTCCGAGAGGAAACGTGGGCAGATGTGCCCACAGCAGCATCCTGTGGGGCTGTTTACTGCTCAGACAGAAAAACAGACCCGCGGCAAGACCACAGCGGGCCTGACTCTCTGAGGTTCTGCCGAGCTGGGATCAGGTGTAGTTCAGGGGCCCCCAAGCCCACCCTCAGATCCAGTGATGCACTAGAAGGATTCAGAACTCAGAAAAGCTGTTATACTCATGGTTATGATTTATTCCAGTGAAAGGATAGGGGTTAAAAGCAGCCAAGGGAAAGGCACGTGGGGCAGAGTCCAGGGGAGACCAGGCGGAAGCTTCCACTTgccttccccaggggagtcctgcAGACAGCTCTCCTTCCTCCCCGCATTGACGCACATGTGGTACTGCCCATCAAGGAAGTTCACCCGAGCCTTGGTGGCCTGGGTTTTTATTGAGGGTCAGGTGCACGGAGTACACCATGTGACTGACCTCAGTTACTCAGTCTCCAGTCCCTCCAGAGGTCAAGGTGATACGGTGTGGCCTAAGGCCCCCACCATAAATCACATTAGATCACTTGGTGTGACCCAAGGTCCCAGATGAACAAAGACATTTGTCAGGCAGGACATGCCTAGGGCTTCGAGGTTCCCTCCCAGGAGCCAGCCATTTGGGCTAGGTTAATCTCTGTGGTGGATCACCCTTACCGCTCTTTCTGGCCCTTCCTCGTCCCCGGGGCCTCTCCCAACCTCCTCAGTGGAAAGCAGTGGATGCTTGGGCATCGGGTTGCAGCTCCCAAGGGGAGGCCAGGCAGGAGGGTGTGGCTGGGCCTTTCCCCTGGCACTTCCTCATCGCTGCTGCCGCTTCCTGGCCCTGCCTCTCTTGTCACTTTCCTCTCAGCCCCTTCTCTCTGTCTCAGTTATGTCTGTTTCTTAGCATCTTTTCCTAGTCTGTCTCTTAAGCTTATGAAGGCCAGAGGGTGGAAGAAAACAGAGTACTGAGTCATTTCAGAAAACAGATAGAAAAAGGAACATCGAATGGTGGAACAAATAGAAGACAGTTGGATGGTAGATTTAAGCTCAGATATAATCAGTAATTACACTAAACATAAATGGCCTAAATGCTCCAGTTAAACACAAAGGTTTTCTGGCTGGGTCCAGACAAAAACAGAAGTCACGTGTGTTTCTCCTTAGtgtgtccctcctcctcccccaaattcagtttccttatttggaaaGGAATGGTCTCCCCCTGGCCCTGGTACAGCCCCCTGTCTTTGGGGGGTGGACATTTCTGATTGCCCAAGGATGGGGGAATGGGACCAGGAATGTCACCAGATGTCTCAGCGCCTCTGTGGAGAGACACACTGAGCTGATGGCCTCTTCTGGCACTGGCCTTTCCGCCACTATTTGCTGCTGTCAGGCCCTCCTCTACAGACCTCCATGCAGGAACAGCTCAGTAGCCCATTTTGCATATTTGgaagctgagacccagagagacagTGGCTTACCCATGCTCATACCTGGCCCCTGCGAACGGCCCCTGGGCCCTCACTCTGCGTGATTCTCTCCCCAACAGAGTGTCACTGGGTTCGGGCGCCAGATGATTGAGAAGACAAAGCAGCTCGTGGAGACCAAGTACACGGTGGAGAACGGCTACAGCACCAGCGCCAAGGTCAGGggcctcctgcctgcctgctgctgcCCGAGACGGGCCCGGGGCTGGCGTGGGAAGTGTGGGGGCCCCCCAGCATCTCCCCGCCCCTCCGGGTCACACGCGCCCCTCCCCAGGTGGTGTATGGTGACACAGACTCGGTCATGTGCCGCTTCGGCGTCTCCTCCGTGGCTGAGGCGATGGCTTTGGGACGGGAGGCTGCAGACTGGGTGTCCGGCCACTTCCCCTCGCCCATCCGGCTAGAGTTTGAGAAAGTAAGCAGGAGGCCCCCAGTGGTTGGAGTGGACAGATGTGAGTCTTGCCACTTTTGGGGGAGGGTCTCTGAGTCTCGGGATGTCTGCGTTTGTGTGGGTTTCTCCTGCTGTGTCAGCGTCTGGGCACCCTATGGTCCTCAGGTCTCCATTTCCGGGCACCCTGAACTGGGTGTCCCATTCTTTGAGTTCATAAGCCCCACTTTTGAGGTATTTTGTTTGCTGCCTGGGTCCTCCTGAGTTCAGAACTTTGATTTTAGAAACCTCCACAGCCTTGGGCTTTGCTGTGAAAGACAGTGTTTGTTTCCTAAAGATGCTGTGAGTCTTGGAGCATCTCTGGTTTTTAGGTCTTGGAGGGGCAGCCCTGTCCATTGGGGGCCCCCTGACCAGGGGATTCCTGGTTTGGGGCGCTGTTTTCCAGTTCTCCCAGAGTGCGACAGGCTTGGGTCTGGGAGCCCTCACATCATACATTCAAAGCTGGGGTCAGGCCTTGGGGTACAC
Protein-coding sequences here:
- the POLD1 gene encoding DNA polymerase delta catalytic subunit, producing the protein MDGKRRPGPGPGVPPKRARGGLWDEDEAYRPSQFEEELALMEEMEAERRLQEQEEEALQSALEGADGQFSLTATDARWLRPAPPPLDPQTEPLIFQQLEIDHYVGPARPLPGAPPPSQGLVPILRAFGVTDEGVSVCCHIHGFAPYFYTPAPPGFGPEHLSELQRELSAAISRDQRGGKELTGPAVLAVELCSRESMFGYHGHGPSPFLRITLALPRLMAPARRLLEQGIRLAGLGTPSFAPYEANVDFEIRFMVDTDIVGCNWLEIPAGKYILRPEGKATLCQLEADVLWSDVISHPPEGEWQRIAPLRVLSFDIECAGRKGIFPEPERDPVIQICSLGLRWGEPEPFLRLALTLRPCAPILGAKVQSYEREEDLLQAWSTFIRIMDPDVITGYNIQNFDLPYLISRAQTLKVPSFPLLGRVIGLRSNIRDSSFQSRQTGRRDSKVVSMVGRVQMDMLQVLLREYKLRSYTLNAVSFHFLGEQKEDVQHSIITDLQNGNDQTRRRLAVYCLKDAFLPLRLLERLMVLVNAMEMARVTGVPLGYLLSRGQQVKVVSQLLRQAMRQGLLMPVVKTEGSEDYTGATVIEPLKGYYDVPIATLDFSSLYPSIMMAHNLCYTTLLRPGAAQKLGLTEDQFIKTPTGDEFVKTSVRKGLLPQILENLLSARKRAKAELAKETDPLRRQVLDGRQLALKVSANSVYGFTGAQVGRLPCLEISQSVTGFGRQMIEKTKQLVETKYTVENGYSTSAKVVYGDTDSVMCRFGVSSVAEAMALGREAADWVSGHFPSPIRLEFEKVYFPYLLISKKRYAGLLFSSRPDAHDRMDCKGLEAVRRDNCPLVANLVTASLRRLLIDRDPAGAVAHAQDVISDLLCNRIDISQLVITKELTRAAADYAGKQAHVELAERMRKRDPGSAPSLGDRVPYVIISAAKGVAAYMKSEDPLFVLEHSLPIDTQYYLEQQLAKPLLRIFEPILGEGRAEAVLLRGDHTRCKTVLTGKVGGLLAFAKRRSCCVGCRTVLSHQGAVCKFCQPRESELYQKEVSHLSALEERFSRLWTQCQRCQGSLHEDVICTSRDCPIFYMRKKVRKDLEDQERLLRRFGPPGPEAW